One segment of Methylotuvimicrobium sp. KM2 DNA contains the following:
- a CDS encoding cytochrome D1 domain-containing protein has protein sequence MFLTHVKNAAALAAAFFLSLPLAAAAPRAYITNQLGDSVSVIDTASNTVTETIAVPGKPAGIAVAPDGSRVYVTTPESGEMAVIDTATNKLVAQVPVSAGALGITTDRTGKTIYIADWYKNIVSVIDAESMQVKKTIPVGQSPSGLAVSPDNRWLYVANRLDNSVSQIDLETLRIRNTTKVGEHPFGLTVDSKGERIYVANVESDDVTVLGRDHLKRIATVKVKMLPYAAALALDDSLLFVTNQDDGTVSVIDTETLIEKAVIGVGDKPEGIGTLPDGCHVYVANWFDDNVSVIDAVSLEVIETIETGGGSRAFGQFIIGD, from the coding sequence GTGTTTTTAACGCATGTCAAAAACGCGGCGGCTTTGGCTGCCGCGTTTTTTTTATCCCTGCCATTGGCCGCCGCCGCGCCACGCGCCTATATCACCAATCAACTCGGCGATAGCGTATCGGTTATCGACACTGCGTCGAATACGGTTACCGAAACGATCGCGGTACCCGGCAAACCGGCAGGGATCGCAGTTGCGCCGGACGGTAGCCGCGTGTATGTCACGACACCGGAATCGGGCGAAATGGCCGTGATCGATACTGCGACTAACAAATTGGTCGCTCAGGTTCCGGTCAGTGCAGGCGCATTGGGCATCACGACGGACCGGACCGGCAAGACGATCTACATCGCCGACTGGTACAAGAACATCGTATCGGTGATCGACGCCGAAAGCATGCAAGTTAAGAAAACGATTCCGGTTGGACAATCGCCGTCCGGTCTTGCGGTAAGCCCCGATAACCGATGGCTCTATGTCGCGAACCGGCTCGATAATTCGGTGTCGCAAATCGACCTGGAAACATTGCGCATCCGCAATACGACTAAGGTCGGCGAGCATCCGTTCGGATTGACTGTCGACAGCAAAGGCGAAAGAATTTATGTGGCCAATGTCGAGAGTGACGATGTTACGGTGTTGGGTCGGGATCACCTCAAGCGAATTGCGACCGTTAAAGTTAAAATGCTGCCCTATGCGGCGGCTTTGGCGCTCGATGACAGTTTATTGTTTGTAACGAACCAGGACGATGGCACGGTATCGGTGATCGATACCGAAACGTTGATCGAGAAAGCCGTGATAGGCGTTGGCGATAAGCCGGAAGGCATCGGCACGCTGCCCGACGGTTGCCATGTCTATGTCGCGAATTGGTTCGACGATAACGTGTCGGTAATCGACGCGGTCAGTCTCGAAGTCATCGAAACGATCGAGACGGGAGGCGGCAGTAGGGCCTTCGGTCAGTTCATCATCGGCGATTAA
- a CDS encoding SRPBCC family protein, translated as MKKFTLLVSALFLFAAGAHAHGPVRQKVKQDITINAPADKVWALIKNFDDMSWLPAVASTTGEGGNKKGATRVLTLKDGGTIKEELKKHDDKKMSYAYKIKDMSAAKTITHSGQDEEVPVLPVSNYAASIDVKAKGDKTQVIWKAGYYRAYMNNNPPAEMNEEAANTAVNAIFKEGLENLKALAEK; from the coding sequence ATGAAAAAATTCACGCTCTTAGTTTCAGCTTTGTTTTTGTTTGCAGCCGGCGCCCATGCTCATGGCCCGGTGCGTCAGAAGGTAAAGCAGGATATCACCATTAATGCACCGGCAGATAAAGTCTGGGCGTTGATTAAAAATTTCGACGATATGTCATGGTTGCCGGCAGTGGCCAGCACAACAGGTGAGGGCGGCAACAAAAAAGGCGCAACCCGTGTTTTAACGCTAAAAGACGGGGGCACGATTAAAGAAGAATTGAAAAAGCATGACGATAAAAAGATGAGTTATGCTTATAAAATCAAAGATATGAGTGCTGCAAAAACCATAACGCATTCCGGCCAAGACGAAGAGGTGCCGGTATTGCCGGTCAGTAACTATGCTGCGAGCATCGACGTCAAGGCTAAAGGCGATAAAACGCAGGTGATTTGGAAAGCCGGTTACTACCGCGCATACATGAACAACAACCCACCGGCTGAAATGAACGAAGAAGCGGCCAACACTGCCGTTAACGCTATTTTTAAAGAAGGTTTGGAAAACCTGAAAGCCTTAGCCGAAAAATAA